In Flavobacterium lacustre, a genomic segment contains:
- a CDS encoding PorP/SprF family type IX secretion system membrane protein — protein sequence MKFKLFIILITCCFYSKLSAQDPVFTQYFLIPETLNPGFSGFMETTYTGIIHREQWPDLDLKIDTDYAFVNTWNESMNSGFGVSVLNQRENVTNYNFSQVNANYAYRVRISDDWTFRPAIEAGFGLKSFAFQNLLLEDQINIKTGIINTSSIDPILLNDKVSFFDISAGMVFNTENMWIGLSMKHLNKPNIAFSSNGNVPLATFFSLSTGYEFLLADYIDVQFFPYATKMFVTSNYMQQGRYNRLDIGTSILFEKMFFGATAVTNPSKNGYNSQLLTSVNLFTGLQYDHLRFGLSYDLNTSKIGKTGGIYELSLTYQFNLDKKCFGCPNYTGR from the coding sequence ATGAAATTTAAACTATTTATTATACTTATTACTTGCTGCTTTTACTCAAAACTAAGCGCACAAGATCCCGTTTTTACCCAATATTTTTTAATTCCCGAAACCCTAAATCCTGGCTTTTCCGGTTTTATGGAAACTACATACACCGGAATTATTCACCGCGAACAATGGCCTGATTTAGATTTAAAAATTGACACCGATTATGCTTTTGTCAATACTTGGAACGAAAGTATGAATAGCGGTTTTGGTGTAAGTGTTTTAAATCAAAGAGAAAATGTAACCAATTATAATTTTTCTCAAGTCAATGCTAATTATGCTTACAGAGTCCGAATCAGTGATGACTGGACTTTCAGACCTGCTATTGAAGCTGGTTTTGGCCTAAAATCATTTGCCTTTCAAAATTTATTATTAGAAGATCAAATTAATATCAAAACAGGAATCATCAACACCAGTTCAATTGACCCAATATTGCTAAATGATAAAGTCAGTTTTTTTGATATATCTGCCGGAATGGTTTTCAATACCGAAAATATGTGGATTGGTTTATCGATGAAACACCTTAATAAGCCAAATATTGCATTTAGTTCAAACGGAAATGTTCCCTTAGCCACTTTCTTCTCCTTAAGTACCGGTTATGAATTTCTTTTGGCAGACTACATTGATGTTCAATTCTTCCCGTATGCGACCAAAATGTTTGTTACCTCAAATTATATGCAACAAGGACGTTATAACCGTCTCGATATTGGAACCTCAATCCTATTCGAAAAAATGTTTTTTGGAGCAACTGCAGTTACAAATCCTTCTAAAAATGGGTATAATAGCCAACTGCTTACCTCTGTAAATCTTTTCACAGGATTGCAATATGATCATTTGCGATTTGGACTTTCCTATGATTTAAACACTTCCAAAATTGGAAAAACCGGTGGTATCTATGAACTTTCATTGACGTATCAATTTAACCTCGACAAAAAATGTTTTGGTTGCCCTAATTATACCGGAAGATAA
- a CDS encoding peptidoglycan DD-metalloendopeptidase family protein, with amino-acid sequence METLFRNIQNVKVIDASISLTEYTPLDLSVSNIDLSKRTIENAADFEKYIKSILAKNNAKVAFGGYNEERNLYKRSAVFNAAETEERNIHIGLDLWVKAGTTVLAALDGKVHSFNYNNNLGDYGPTILLEHHIENQKFYTLYGHLSLESIAELTIGTVFTKGEPMATLGNATVNGDYAPHLHFQIIKDIAENTGDYPGVCSKNKRNYYLDNCPDPNLLLKIT; translated from the coding sequence TTGGAAACGCTTTTTAGGAACATTCAAAATGTAAAAGTAATCGATGCGTCAATCTCCTTAACGGAATACACGCCTTTGGATTTATCGGTTTCAAATATCGATTTATCAAAACGTACCATTGAGAATGCTGCCGATTTTGAAAAGTACATCAAAAGTATACTAGCCAAAAACAATGCAAAAGTAGCATTTGGCGGTTATAATGAAGAGCGTAATTTATATAAAAGAAGTGCCGTTTTTAATGCTGCAGAAACTGAAGAACGCAACATTCATATTGGTTTAGATTTATGGGTTAAGGCAGGAACTACAGTATTGGCAGCGCTTGACGGAAAAGTTCATAGTTTTAATTACAACAATAATTTAGGCGATTACGGGCCAACTATTCTATTAGAACACCACATAGAAAATCAAAAATTTTATACTTTATATGGACATTTATCGTTAGAAAGTATCGCTGAATTAACTATTGGTACCGTTTTCACGAAAGGAGAACCAATGGCAACATTGGGAAATGCTACTGTCAATGGCGATTATGCACCGCATTTGCATTTTCAAATCATAAAAGACATTGCAGAAAACACTGGCGATTATCCCGGGGTTTGTAGTAAAAACAAACGGAATTATTATTTGGATAACTGCCCTGATCCAAATTTATTATTAAAAATAACATAA
- a CDS encoding CheR family methyltransferase yields the protein MKSIPPKKIASILTETTENELVYNSKPEDILQKNENEPSNSFTIVAIGASAGGLEAITQLLQNLSPTTGMAFIYVQHLSPDHKSMLSSILSKTTKMKVQDIDQMEKMLPNNVYVIPYNKGIEVTDGHIKLIPRSSGGAAISIDTLFSSLAETHKENVIGIILSGSAQDGTIGLKDIKLAGGMTFAQDDSAKFTSMPNSAIANGAVDFVLSPKEIGIELTQMSQNPSAPRKIAKKVFDFDFDNANPDLKKIVHYLHQTKNVDFSHYKMNTIKRRILRRMLINKIKTLAKYNELLVINKSEVDLLYQDLLINVTSFFRDTDAFLLLKSKILPKLLQAKKTGETFRIWVAACATGEEVYSIAMLLLEIKEETNLYIPFQIFASDLSTEAIAVARLGEYTLQQVSGISPERLQRFFTKSKHKYRIIKALRDVCVFAHHNILSDPPFSRMDFISCRNVLIYLDISAQKKIMSTFHYALNDGGCLMLGKSETIGTLGQLFTTIDKKYKFYSRKKNTTLRSIPNLTSRNSYLTMPEKNPIPNVPFKKMQLSPNGNLGNAFDAVLLENHVPASVIINYDLDILQFRGSTALYLQHSPGKASFNILKMVHLEITFELRNAIHHAIKTKQIVRKMGIEMNRDEADNSFQIVNIEVIPLKLEGEEPLLIVIFTGQQQIESEHDPKKARQKNSIAKDKRIKKLEEELACARADMGSITHDQEAANEELQSANEEIVSSNEELQSLNEELETSKEEIESTNEELTTSNQELHVRIQQVEELNNYNEAILSTVHEPVLVLDKDIKIKSANKSFYKTFQVTEEESIGKSLYKLGNNQWNIQGLRELLEEIVPKNIRFHDFEVIHTFPVIGAKIMLLNAHRIVQQSANEELIVLTIVDITDVRRLAIELQVKEKKALEKQLEIEKKALKLIEDSNKRYNMMLMQSPFAFAILKGRKMEIALANDSIKEIWGKGSAIEGKGLIEILPELKETLIPKLLDDVYSTGIPYQGYELMIPLLRNGKFEDVYFNFVYQPYLEADETISGITIIAYEVTAHKIVKNELIEARRIAEQKTKIAEDALKFKQQFLSNMSHEIRTPMNAIVGFTNVILKTDLNQQQKDYIDAIKTSGEALIVLINDILDLAKVDAGKMSFDKNPFCLQESISEIYQLFENKCQEKNLELIKHYDETIPQILLGDAIRLRQIILNLISNAIKFTSQGKVIMSIYITAQDAKKATIEFTITDTGIGIAENKLSQIFYNFEQASDEISKLYGGTGLGLSIVKQLVELQGGTLIVKSKVGEGSTFGFTMPFLKTKATLSEETTTVIASENKRQNIKVLVAEDMSLNQILIKIILLDFGFECDIADNGKIVIEKLQEKNYDIILMDLQMPEMNGFETTDYIRNTLHSEIPIIALTADVTSLDVEKSKKVGMNDYISKPIDEKLLYNKIIMHITKNSQH from the coding sequence ATGAAATCTATTCCTCCCAAAAAAATCGCCTCAATTCTTACAGAAACTACTGAAAATGAATTAGTTTATAATTCAAAACCAGAAGATATACTTCAAAAAAACGAAAATGAACCTTCAAATTCGTTTACTATTGTTGCTATTGGCGCATCGGCAGGCGGTCTTGAGGCGATAACCCAATTGTTACAAAATCTCTCTCCAACAACCGGTATGGCCTTTATTTATGTACAACATTTAAGTCCGGATCACAAAAGTATGCTCTCTTCGATTTTGTCAAAAACAACCAAGATGAAAGTTCAGGACATTGATCAAATGGAAAAAATGCTACCTAACAACGTATATGTGATTCCTTATAACAAAGGAATAGAGGTTACGGATGGTCACATCAAATTAATTCCTCGTTCTAGTGGAGGTGCTGCTATTTCAATAGATACACTCTTTTCATCTTTGGCGGAAACGCACAAAGAAAACGTTATTGGAATTATATTATCAGGAAGTGCACAAGATGGAACTATTGGTTTAAAAGACATAAAATTGGCTGGCGGAATGACTTTTGCACAAGATGATTCTGCAAAATTTACGAGTATGCCAAATTCAGCTATTGCTAATGGTGCTGTCGATTTTGTTTTATCGCCTAAAGAAATTGGAATCGAATTAACTCAAATGAGTCAAAATCCTTCGGCACCCCGGAAAATAGCTAAGAAAGTATTTGATTTTGATTTTGATAACGCAAATCCCGATTTAAAAAAAATTGTTCATTATTTGCATCAAACAAAAAATGTTGATTTTAGTCATTATAAAATGAATACCATAAAGCGCAGAATTCTGCGCAGAATGCTGATTAATAAAATAAAAACATTAGCTAAATATAATGAACTATTGGTTATTAATAAATCCGAAGTTGACCTGCTCTATCAAGATTTATTGATTAATGTCACTTCGTTTTTCAGAGATACGGATGCTTTTTTACTTTTAAAAAGTAAAATACTACCCAAATTACTGCAAGCTAAAAAAACAGGAGAAACGTTTCGGATTTGGGTAGCTGCTTGTGCAACCGGTGAAGAAGTTTATTCGATTGCCATGCTTTTATTAGAAATTAAAGAAGAAACCAACTTATACATTCCTTTTCAGATTTTCGCTTCCGATTTGAGTACAGAAGCGATTGCTGTTGCACGGCTTGGCGAATATACTTTACAGCAAGTTTCCGGCATTTCTCCTGAGCGATTGCAACGGTTTTTTACAAAATCAAAACATAAATACCGCATTATAAAAGCGCTTCGAGACGTTTGTGTTTTTGCACATCATAATATTTTAAGCGATCCTCCATTTTCCAGAATGGATTTTATCAGTTGTAGAAATGTACTCATTTATCTAGATATTAGCGCACAGAAAAAAATTATGTCCACTTTTCATTATGCTCTAAATGATGGTGGCTGCTTGATGCTTGGCAAATCTGAAACTATTGGTACGCTGGGACAACTTTTTACAACAATTGATAAAAAGTATAAATTTTATTCCCGAAAAAAAAATACAACACTTAGGTCTATCCCAAATCTAACCTCACGCAATTCCTATTTAACCATGCCCGAAAAAAACCCAATTCCTAACGTTCCTTTCAAGAAAATGCAACTTTCCCCCAACGGTAATCTAGGGAACGCTTTTGATGCCGTTTTACTTGAGAATCATGTCCCCGCAAGCGTAATCATTAATTATGATTTAGATATCCTCCAATTTAGAGGTTCCACAGCCTTGTATTTGCAGCATTCGCCTGGAAAAGCCAGTTTTAATATTTTAAAAATGGTGCATCTTGAAATTACTTTTGAACTGCGCAACGCCATTCATCATGCTATAAAAACGAAACAGATTGTACGTAAAATGGGGATTGAAATGAATCGTGATGAAGCAGATAATTCATTTCAAATTGTAAATATTGAAGTAATTCCACTCAAATTAGAGGGTGAAGAGCCATTATTGATAGTAATTTTTACAGGACAGCAACAAATTGAATCGGAGCATGATCCTAAAAAGGCAAGACAAAAAAATTCAATTGCTAAAGATAAACGGATCAAAAAACTGGAAGAAGAATTGGCATGCGCCCGAGCTGATATGGGTTCTATAACTCACGATCAGGAAGCTGCCAACGAGGAATTACAAAGTGCTAATGAAGAAATTGTTTCGAGTAATGAAGAATTACAGAGTTTAAATGAAGAACTGGAAACATCCAAAGAAGAAATTGAATCTACTAATGAAGAACTCACCACAAGCAATCAGGAATTGCATGTGCGCATTCAACAAGTAGAAGAATTAAATAATTATAATGAAGCCATATTATCTACTGTTCATGAACCGGTATTGGTATTAGACAAAGACATTAAAATTAAATCAGCCAATAAATCTTTCTATAAAACATTTCAAGTAACCGAAGAAGAAAGCATTGGAAAATCATTATATAAATTAGGCAATAATCAATGGAATATCCAAGGATTAAGGGAATTATTAGAGGAAATTGTTCCAAAAAATATTCGCTTTCATGATTTTGAAGTAATACATACTTTTCCTGTAATTGGCGCAAAAATAATGCTGCTTAACGCCCATAGAATAGTACAGCAAAGCGCTAATGAAGAGTTGATTGTGCTTACAATCGTTGACATCACAGATGTGAGACGATTAGCAATCGAACTACAAGTAAAAGAAAAAAAGGCATTAGAAAAACAATTGGAGATTGAGAAAAAAGCACTCAAACTTATAGAAGACAGTAACAAGCGTTACAATATGATGTTGATGCAATCACCATTTGCTTTTGCAATATTAAAAGGCCGTAAAATGGAGATCGCCTTAGCCAATGACAGTATCAAAGAAATTTGGGGGAAAGGAAGCGCTATTGAAGGAAAAGGATTAATAGAGATTTTGCCCGAACTTAAAGAAACCTTAATTCCTAAATTACTGGATGATGTTTACTCAACAGGCATTCCATATCAAGGTTATGAACTGATGATTCCTTTGCTACGCAATGGAAAATTTGAAGATGTCTATTTTAATTTTGTGTATCAGCCTTATCTTGAAGCCGATGAAACTATATCAGGAATTACTATAATTGCTTATGAAGTAACGGCTCATAAAATTGTAAAAAATGAATTAATCGAAGCTAGACGAATAGCTGAACAAAAAACTAAAATTGCCGAAGATGCGCTAAAATTTAAGCAACAATTTTTGTCAAATATGAGTCACGAAATCCGTACTCCTATGAATGCAATTGTCGGATTTACAAATGTGATTTTAAAAACCGATTTAAATCAACAACAAAAAGACTACATCGATGCCATAAAAACTTCTGGTGAAGCTTTAATTGTTCTAATAAATGACATTCTTGATTTAGCCAAAGTGGATGCCGGTAAAATGTCTTTTGACAAAAATCCGTTTTGTTTGCAGGAATCTATATCAGAAATATACCAGTTATTTGAAAACAAATGCCAAGAGAAAAATCTAGAATTAATCAAACATTATGATGAAACAATTCCTCAAATTTTATTGGGAGATGCTATCCGTTTGCGACAAATAATTCTAAATTTAATAAGCAATGCCATAAAATTTACATCACAAGGAAAAGTGATCATGAGCATTTACATTACAGCCCAAGACGCGAAGAAAGCAACCATCGAGTTTACTATTACTGATACCGGTATTGGAATCGCTGAAAATAAATTGAGTCAAATTTTTTATAATTTCGAGCAAGCCTCTGATGAAATTTCCAAATTATACGGAGGAACCGGTTTAGGACTTTCAATAGTAAAACAACTTGTAGAACTGCAGGGAGGAACACTTATTGTAAAAAGTAAAGTAGGCGAAGGATCAACTTTTGGTTTCACCATGCCTTTTTTGAAAACAAAAGCAACACTGTCAGAAGAAACCACTACCGTTATAGCATCCGAAAATAAAAGACAAAATATAAAAGTATTGGTCGCTGAAGACATGTCGCTCAATCAAATTCTGATAAAAATAATATTACTAGACTTTGGATTTGAATGTGATATTGCGGATAATGGTAAAATTGTCATAGAAAAACTTCAGGAAAAAAATTATGATATTATTCTAATGGATTTACAAATGCCAGAAATGAACGGTTTTGAGACTACAGATTACATTCGAAACACCTTACATTCTGAAATTCCAATTATAGCTCTTACCGCAGATGTTACTTCACTTGATGTTGAAAAATCTAAAAAAGTAGGTATGAATGATTACATCTCTAAGCCCATTGACGAAAAGCTTTTGTATAACAAAATTATCATGCACATTACGAAAAATTCACAACACTAA
- a CDS encoding helix-turn-helix domain-containing protein gives MVSNRCKMAVKEELKRLGLHFILVELGEVEIMENITMHQREQLKKSLLESGLELMDDRKAMLIEKIKNVIIEMVHHSDEVIKINFSDYLHEKLNHDYTYLSNLFSEVQGTTIEQFIISHKTERIKELIIYGELNITEIAWKMGYSSVAHLSSQFKKVTGLTPSHFKQLKNKRRSPIEEIGN, from the coding sequence ATGGTCAGCAACCGTTGCAAAATGGCGGTAAAAGAAGAATTGAAACGATTAGGTCTTCACTTTATTCTAGTGGAATTAGGCGAAGTTGAAATCATGGAAAATATTACAATGCATCAAAGAGAACAACTAAAAAAATCACTTTTAGAATCTGGACTGGAATTGATGGATGACCGAAAAGCCATGCTGATTGAAAAAATAAAAAATGTAATTATCGAAATGGTCCATCATTCTGATGAGGTTATAAAAATTAATTTTTCGGACTATTTACATGAAAAATTAAATCATGATTACACTTATTTGTCAAATTTATTTTCAGAAGTACAAGGAACAACAATCGAACAATTTATCATTTCCCATAAAACGGAACGCATTAAAGAATTAATCATTTATGGAGAATTAAATATAACCGAAATTGCTTGGAAAATGGGATACAGTAGTGTTGCCCACCTATCGAGTCAGTTCAAAAAAGTAACCGGCCTTACCCCTTCACATTTTAAACAATTAAAAAATAAAAGGCGAAGTCCGATTGAAGAAATAGGAAATTAA
- a CDS encoding CHASE3 domain-containing protein → MNNTLEKKTNIFYFLSIIALASILVFFYYNNEKIKSTNVFVDHSNEVRMMNDDVLIDILNIETGTRGYVITGNELFLEPYIKSANKIHENLDRLEKLSRNNPSQLIRIKVLKEFVDKRLVFSSATIKNQKDAIWNNADKKFAIEEGKYLTDTIRTIINNINSEELRLLKYQKIENEKINQTSNISFALLLFLIIIIFILVIFILKNHKKRNLEVKEFVAEQKLLSKYSLSLIEASLDPLVTINTEGKITDMNEATVTITGIQREKLIGSDFFDYFTEPQKAREVYQKVFAKGSVADSPLTLRHKEGKLTDVLFNGSVYKDDFGNVLGVVIVARDIAEQKWALDLQKANKELAFQNNEKQKRADELSIANEELAFQNDEKEKRANELSIANKELAYQNDEKENRAAELIIANEELAYQNIEKGNRAAELILANEEMAFQHQVKEKRAAELIIANVELAFQNDEKEKRKIENEELEVLSNSLKIASEYSLSLIEASRDPLFTISPKGKITDTNEASARVTGVTKNQLIGSDFFDYFTDSVKAREGYTEVFSKGFVVDYPLTIMDEKFTEVLFNGSVYKDEQGNVLGAVMVARDITEQKRIEREFIEAKVFAELATTIAEEEKNKAQNATIIAEEAVKSKQQFLSNMSHEIRTPMNAIIGFTKVVLKTDLTVKQKEYLNAIKISGDALIVLINDILDLAKVDAGKMQFEQIPFKLKSSIAAMLHLFESKIQEKNLKLIREFDPAIPEVLVGDPVRLHQIILNLISNAVKFTSKGKITVIVKLIEEDDVKVILEFAISDTGIGISQSKIETVFENFQQATSGTSRLYGGTGLGLAIVKQLVEPQGGSIKVESIVNEGSTFSFRLPFLKTKAAAQTELEILELDNEIKDLKVLVVEDMALNQLLMKTVLDDFGFERDIAENGKIAIEKLKNNTYDIILMDLQMPEMNGFDATEYIRKTMKLTIPIIALTADVTTVDLEKCKAVGMNDYLAKPIDERILYSKIVSLIKKNSIMSEDNIEKTVSETPKIKYINLLYLNQRTKSNPVLMMEMISIYLQQTPPLISSMKQSYLDKDWKSLHSAVHKMIPSFSIMGISTDFENMAKKVQEFANTQQEEEDINEMVIQLEKVLNQSCSELEEELNRIKNIKS, encoded by the coding sequence ATGAATAATACATTAGAAAAAAAAACTAATATCTTTTACTTTCTCTCTATCATTGCGTTAGCATCGATATTGGTGTTTTTTTATTACAACAATGAAAAAATAAAATCAACAAACGTTTTTGTGGATCACAGCAATGAAGTCCGCATGATGAATGATGATGTTCTCATAGATATTCTAAACATCGAAACAGGTACAAGAGGGTATGTAATAACTGGGAATGAACTATTTTTGGAACCTTATATAAAATCTGCCAATAAAATCCATGAAAACCTTGACCGCCTTGAGAAACTATCCAGAAACAACCCCAGCCAACTGATTCGAATAAAGGTTTTAAAGGAATTTGTAGATAAACGATTGGTTTTTTCGAGTGCCACAATAAAAAATCAAAAGGATGCCATATGGAATAACGCGGATAAAAAGTTTGCAATTGAAGAAGGAAAATATCTGACGGATACTATCCGAACTATTATAAACAATATCAATTCCGAGGAACTACGATTATTGAAATATCAAAAAATTGAAAATGAAAAAATAAATCAGACTTCAAATATTTCGTTTGCTCTGCTTCTGTTTTTAATAATTATCATATTTATATTGGTCATTTTTATTTTAAAAAATCATAAAAAGAGAAATCTTGAAGTTAAGGAATTTGTAGCGGAACAAAAATTACTATCAAAATATTCTTTAAGTTTAATTGAAGCAAGTCTAGACCCATTGGTAACAATCAATACCGAAGGAAAAATTACGGATATGAATGAAGCCACCGTTACAATAACGGGAATACAGCGGGAGAAATTAATTGGTTCTGATTTCTTTGATTATTTTACAGAGCCCCAAAAAGCACGTGAAGTGTATCAAAAAGTATTTGCCAAAGGCTCAGTTGCAGATTCTCCGCTTACACTTCGTCATAAAGAAGGCAAGCTGACCGATGTGCTATTTAACGGTTCTGTTTATAAAGATGATTTTGGAAATGTTTTGGGTGTTGTAATTGTTGCACGAGATATTGCGGAACAAAAATGGGCTTTAGATTTACAAAAAGCAAATAAAGAACTGGCTTTCCAGAATAATGAAAAGCAAAAAAGAGCAGATGAATTAAGTATTGCTAACGAAGAACTGGCTTTTCAAAATGACGAAAAAGAAAAAAGAGCCAATGAATTAAGCATTGCCAATAAAGAATTGGCGTATCAAAATGATGAAAAAGAAAATCGGGCAGCCGAATTAATTATTGCTAATGAGGAATTAGCCTATCAAAATATTGAAAAAGGAAATCGGGCAGCTGAATTAATTTTGGCCAACGAAGAAATGGCTTTTCAACATCAGGTCAAAGAAAAAAGAGCCGCTGAGTTAATTATTGCAAACGTAGAATTAGCATTTCAAAATGACGAAAAAGAAAAAAGAAAAATAGAAAATGAAGAATTAGAAGTACTTAGTAATTCATTGAAAATAGCCTCCGAATATTCTTTGAGTCTAATTGAAGCCAGCCGCGACCCTCTATTTACCATTAGTCCAAAAGGAAAAATTACAGATACAAATGAAGCTTCGGCCCGAGTAACAGGAGTAACTAAAAACCAACTTATAGGTTCTGATTTTTTTGACTATTTTACAGACTCTGTAAAGGCTCGTGAAGGATATACAGAAGTTTTTTCAAAAGGATTTGTAGTCGATTATCCCCTGACGATAATGGATGAAAAATTTACAGAAGTACTATTTAATGGTTCTGTTTATAAAGACGAACAAGGAAATGTTTTGGGTGCCGTTATGGTTGCCCGTGACATTACAGAACAAAAAAGAATTGAACGTGAATTTATAGAAGCTAAAGTATTTGCAGAATTAGCAACAACAATTGCTGAGGAAGAAAAAAATAAAGCGCAAAATGCTACAATAATTGCCGAAGAAGCGGTTAAATCCAAGCAACAATTTTTATCCAATATGAGTCACGAAATCAGGACACCGATGAATGCTATTATCGGTTTTACTAAAGTGGTCTTGAAAACAGATTTAACGGTTAAGCAAAAAGAATATTTAAATGCTATAAAAATAAGTGGTGACGCGCTAATTGTTCTTATAAATGACATTTTGGACTTAGCAAAAGTTGATGCCGGTAAAATGCAATTTGAACAAATACCATTCAAATTAAAATCATCAATTGCGGCAATGTTACATCTTTTTGAATCTAAAATACAAGAGAAAAATTTAAAATTGATTCGGGAATTTGATCCTGCCATTCCAGAAGTTTTAGTGGGCGATCCCGTTCGTTTACATCAAATTATATTAAATCTAATCAGTAATGCGGTAAAGTTTACTTCGAAAGGAAAAATCACAGTAATTGTAAAACTAATCGAGGAAGATGACGTAAAAGTAATTCTTGAATTTGCAATCTCTGATACCGGAATTGGTATTTCGCAATCGAAAATAGAAACAGTGTTCGAAAATTTTCAACAAGCAACCAGTGGAACGTCACGATTATACGGAGGAACTGGTCTGGGTCTTGCCATTGTCAAACAGTTAGTTGAACCACAAGGCGGAAGCATCAAAGTAGAAAGTATTGTTAACGAAGGTTCTACATTTAGTTTCAGACTCCCGTTTTTGAAAACAAAAGCTGCTGCACAAACCGAATTAGAAATATTAGAATTAGATAATGAAATAAAAGATTTAAAAGTCTTAGTCGTTGAAGATATGGCTTTGAATCAGTTACTGATGAAGACGGTATTAGATGATTTTGGATTTGAACGTGATATTGCCGAAAACGGAAAAATAGCTATCGAAAAACTCAAAAACAATACCTACGATATCATCTTAATGGATTTACAAATGCCTGAAATGAATGGGTTTGATGCCACAGAATACATTAGGAAGACCATGAAATTAACCATACCTATCATCGCTTTAACGGCAGATGTTACCACAGTGGATTTAGAAAAATGCAAAGCTGTAGGAATGAATGATTACCTTGCTAAACCTATCGACGAGCGAATATTGTATAGTAAAATTGTTAGTTTAATTAAAAAAAATAGTATCATGAGCGAAGATAATATTGAAAAAACAGTTTCTGAAACACCTAAAATTAAATACATTAACTTACTTTACTTAAACCAAAGAACCAAATCAAATCCGGTATTAATGATGGAAATGATTTCTATTTATTTGCAACAAACTCCACCATTAATCAGTTCGATGAAGCAAAGTTATCTTGATAAAGATTGGAAATCGCTGCACTCTGCAGTACACAAAATGATTCCTTCTTTTTCAATTATGGGCATCAGTACCGATTTTGAAAACATGGCCAAAAAAGTACAGGAATTTGCAAATACGCAACAGGAAGAAGAAGATATAAATGAAATGGTTATACAACTCGAAAAGGTTTTGAACCAATCGTGCAGTGAACTAGAAGAAGAACTTAATAGAATTAAAAATATAAAATCATGA
- a CDS encoding response regulator produces the protein MKNDNKIKLFLVDDDAVFLKSLEIEFIQHTDFIVETYSTGELCIANLSKKPDVIILDYHLDGIDPTAMNGIETLDKIKEYNPDIPVVMLSSQDKIDVAISCMHHKAFDYVVKSETAFLRLQKNITAFFHFERIEKELNWYMARM, from the coding sequence ATGAAAAACGATAATAAAATAAAACTTTTCTTAGTAGACGATGATGCCGTTTTCTTAAAATCATTAGAAATTGAATTCATCCAACATACTGATTTTATAGTAGAAACCTATTCGACTGGAGAACTTTGCATTGCTAATTTATCTAAAAAACCAGATGTAATCATTTTAGATTACCATCTCGACGGAATAGATCCCACTGCAATGAACGGCATTGAGACTTTAGATAAAATAAAAGAATACAATCCAGATATTCCGGTTGTGATGCTCTCTTCGCAAGATAAAATAGATGTAGCCATTAGTTGTATGCATCACAAAGCATTTGATTATGTGGTAAAAAGTGAAACAGCCTTTTTGAGATTACAAAAAAATATTACCGCCTTTTTTCACTTCGAAAGAATCGAAAAAGAATTGAATTGGTACATGGCCAGAATGTAA